A stretch of the Lactuca sativa cultivar Salinas chromosome 9, Lsat_Salinas_v11, whole genome shotgun sequence genome encodes the following:
- the LOC122195816 gene encoding LOW QUALITY PROTEIN: NAD(P)H-quinone oxidoreductase subunit 2 A, chloroplastic-like (The sequence of the model RefSeq protein was modified relative to this genomic sequence to represent the inferred CDS: deleted 2 bases in 1 codon; substituted 1 base at 1 genomic stop codon), whose amino-acid sequence MEVIFEICFCLEGIKVKFAACTFSDRSLTWWNNHVKSLTLIVANSMGWETLKDLMMGEYCPRGEVQKLEQELWGLTMKGFDIVAYTTRFSDLAALCPGMVPTKSKKIERYAWGLLPLFQGNKRRYSFLYIRFIFQFLILLCSTLCIPLSVEYIECTEMAIIEFLLFVLTATIGGMFLCGANDLITIFVAPXCFSLCSYLLSGYTKKDVRSNEATMKYLLMGGASSFILVHGFSWPYGSSRGEIELQEIVNGLINTQMYNSPGISIVLIFIIVGIRFKLSPAPFHQWTPNVYEGVRNPLFDSNSPTPVVAFLSITSKVAASASATRIFDIPFYFSSNEWHLLLEILAILSMILGNLIAITQTGMKLMLSYSSIGQIGYVIIGIIVGDSNDGYASMITYMLFYISMNLGTFACIVLFGLRTGTENIRDYAGLYTKDPFLALSLALCLLSLGGLPPLAGFFGKLYLFWCGWQAGLYFLVLIGLLTSVVSIYCYLKIIKLLMTGRNQEITPHVRNYRRSPLRSNNSIELSMIVCVIASTIPGISMNPIIAIAQDTLF is encoded by the exons atggAGGTTATCTTTGAGATCTGCTTCTGCCTTGAAGGAATCAAAGTAaaatttgctgcctgcaccttctccgaCAGATCCCTCACATGGTGGAATAACCATGTCAAGTCACTTACACTCATAGTGGCTAACTCAATGGGCTGGGAGACACTGAAAGATCTAATGATGGGGGAGTACTGCCCGAGAGGCGAAGTACAGAAACTGGAGCAAGAACTTTGGGGCCTCACTATGAAAGGCTTTGACATAGTAGCTTACACTACTAGGTTTAGTGATCTAGCGGCTCTATGTCCGGGGATGGTCCCCACGAaaagcaaaaagattgagaggtacgCCTGGGGATTGTTACCTCTATTTCAGGGGAAC AAGAGACgatattcattcttatatatccGTTTCATCTTTCAATTTCTTATTTTACTATGTTCAACTCTATGTATTCCTCTATCCGTAGAGTACATTGAATGTACAGAAATGGCTATAATAGAGTTTCTCTTATTCGTATTAACAGCTACTATAGGAGGAATGTTTTTATGTGGTGCTAACGATTTAATTACTATCTTTGTAGCTCCATAATGTTTCAGTTTATGCTCCTACCTATTATCTGGATATACCAAGAAAGATGTACGGTCTAATGAGGCTACTATGAAATATTTACTCATGGGTGGGGCAAGCTCTTTTATTCTGGTTCATGGTTTCTCTTGGCCATATGGTTCATCCAGGGGAGAGATCGAGCTTCAAGAAATAGTGAATGGTCTTATCAATACACAAATGTATAACTCCCCGGGAATTTCAATTGTGCTCATATTCATCATTGTAGGAATTAGGTTCAAGCTTTCCCCAGCCCCTTTTCATCAATGGACTCCTAACGTATACGAAGGAGTGCG GAATCCTCTTTTCGACTCTAACTCTCCCACTCCAGTCGTTGCTTTTCTTTCTATTACTTCGAAAGTAGCTGCTTCAGCTTCAGCCACTCGAATTTTCGATATTCCTTTTTATTTCTCATCAAACGAATGGCATCTTCTTCTGGAAATCCTAGCTATTCTTAGCATGATATTGGGGAATCTCATTGCTATTACTCAAACAGGCATGAAACTTATGCTTTCATATTCGTCCATAGGTCAAATCGGATATGTAATTATTGGAATAATTGTTGGAGACTCAAATGATGGATATGCAAGCATGATAACTTATATGTTGTTCTATATATCCATGAATCTAGGAACTTTTGCTTGCATTGTCTTATTTGGTCTACGTACCGGAACTGAGAACATTCGAGATTATGCAGGATTATACACGAAAGATCCTTTTTTGGCT CTCTCTTTAGCCCTATGTCTCTTATCCCTAGGAGGTCTTCCTCCACTAGCAGGTTTTTTCGGAAAACTCTATTTATTCTGGTGTGGATGGCAGGCAGGCCTATATTTCTTGGTTTTAATAGGACTCCTTACAAGCGTTGTTTCTATCTACTGTTATCTAAAAATAATCAAGTTATTAATGACTGGACGAAACCAAGAAATAACCCCTCACGTGCGAAATTATAGAAGATCCCCTTTAAGATCAAACAATTCCATCGAATTGAGTATGATTGTATGTGTGATAGCATCTACTATACCAGGAATATCAATGAATCCGATTATTGCAATTGCTCAGGATACCCTTTTTTAG